The genomic interval CACGTAGTTCCCGTTGGCCCGAATCGCGGCGGCTACCCGACCGCCCGCACACCCGAGATCGAGCGTCCTTGTTCCCGAGCCGACGGTTCTGAGGGCGAACGTATGGGGGCTCTCGAATGCGACCTTCGAGTGGTAGGTCTCGACCGGAGCGGCCGGCTGAGCGCAGTCGAACTTGGGTTCGTAGAAGATGCCCAGATCCTGCGCTTTGGCCTTCAAGACGGCTATCATCACGTCCTTCGCGTACTTCAGCCCGTTCACCCGGCAAATCTCGTCCCCGTAGTACGTCGGGATGGGCCGCTCCGCGATGCGCAGCCCCGCCCTCAGCAACTGCACGATGATCTCCGTGTCGAAGTGGAAGTCGTTCGTGTTCCGGTCAAATGGCACCTGCGCCAGCGCCCGGACCGCATACACGCGATAGCCCGAATGGTACTCGCTCAGCGCCGCCCCAAGGACTCGGTTCTCGCACCACGTGAGGATGCGGTTGCCCACGTACTTGTAGAAAGGCATGCCGCCTTGGAGTGCGGAGCGCTCGGACAGCATCCGCGATCCGAAGCAGACATCCGCAGATCCGTCATGAACGGGACGCACGAGGTCAGGCAGACATTCGGGCGCATATTGGCCGTCGCCATGGAGCAGCGCAACGTAGTCGAACTTCTGCGTAATGGCGTACTGATAGCCGATCTTCTGGTTGCCGCCGTAGCCTTGATTCACCGGATTGAACAACACGCGGATCGGGAACCTCACCGCGCCGCGCCCTGCTGCGGCCTGGGTGATCTCGAACGTCCGATCGTGCGAAGAATCGTCGATTACCAGGATCTCGGTGTCGTACGTGTCTCCGAGTGACGGCGGTATCCTCGACAGCACTCCATCGATCGTGTGTTCGGCATG from Acidobacteriota bacterium carries:
- a CDS encoding glycosyltransferase gives rise to the protein MPRLLIFVVAYHAEHTIDGVLSRIPPSLGDTYDTEILVIDDSSHDRTFEITQAAAGRGAVRFPIRVLFNPVNQGYGGNQKIGYQYAITQKFDYVALLHGDGQYAPECLPDLVRPVHDGSADVCFGSRMLSERSALQGGMPFYKYVGNRILTWCENRVLGAALSEYHSGYRVYAVRALAQVPFDRNTNDFHFDTEIIVQLLRAGLRIAERPIPTYYGDEICRVNGLKYAKDVMIAVLKAKAQDLGIFYEPKFDCAQPAAPVETYHSKVAFESPHTFALRTVGSGTRTLDLGCAGGRVAAAIRANGNYVVGVDQRSPHPDVALDGFHLHDLNAGLPPVDVAAFDCVLLLDVLEHLARPEQFVADLGRACGRRPSTRIIASTGNVAFVVTRLMLLIGQFNYGKRGILDLTHTRLFTFRSFRRLFEQQGFEVRSMTGMPAPVPLAIGSTWIARGLLAVNRLLIRLWRNLFSYQVVLVAQPHPSLDLLLTRAEARGERERVSV